In Paraburkholderia sprentiae WSM5005, a genomic segment contains:
- a CDS encoding cobalt-precorrin-6A reductase, translating into MTRILLLGGTGDALKIARRLAPAHVYSLAGLGKVPDDLKCAVRVGGFGGSEGLARYLAGEAIGLVIDATHPYAARISANAAQACLLANCPCWALRRPAWQPQAGDDWRMVGDWNELIDALAPFRRPLFTLGREPLAHLDEIPPRQFWTVRVLDSHPDSARSRILAARGPFTLDGERALFALQAFDVVVSKNSGGAATEAKLEVARERGLPVIMLRRPRLPEVDREFATVADLLDALSPGAQADSSH; encoded by the coding sequence ATGACGCGCATCCTGCTGCTCGGCGGCACCGGCGACGCACTGAAGATCGCGCGTCGACTCGCTCCCGCGCATGTGTACAGTCTCGCGGGACTGGGCAAGGTGCCCGACGACTTGAAGTGCGCGGTGCGGGTCGGCGGCTTCGGCGGCAGCGAGGGTCTTGCGCGTTACCTCGCGGGCGAAGCGATCGGCCTCGTGATCGACGCGACCCATCCGTACGCGGCGCGGATCAGCGCGAATGCGGCACAGGCGTGCCTCCTGGCGAATTGCCCGTGCTGGGCGCTGCGGCGTCCAGCGTGGCAGCCGCAAGCCGGCGACGACTGGCGCATGGTCGGCGACTGGAACGAGCTGATCGACGCGCTCGCGCCATTCAGGCGGCCGCTTTTCACGCTCGGCCGCGAACCGCTCGCGCATCTCGACGAGATTCCGCCGCGGCAGTTCTGGACCGTGCGTGTGCTCGATTCGCATCCGGACAGCGCGCGCTCGCGCATCCTCGCGGCGCGCGGACCGTTCACGCTCGACGGCGAACGCGCGTTGTTCGCGCTGCAGGCGTTCGACGTCGTCGTCAGCAAGAACAGTGGCGGCGCCGCGACCGAGGCCAAGCTCGAGGTCGCACGCGAACGTGGCTTGCCGGTGATCATGCTGCGACGCCCGCGCTTGCCCGAGGTCGATCGCGAGTTCGCCACCGTTGCGGATCTTCTCGATGCGTTGTCCCCGGGGGCGCAGGCGGATTCGAGTCATTGA
- the cobM gene encoding precorrin-4 C(11)-methyltransferase, translated as MTVFFIGAGPGDPELITVKGQRLVRSCPVILYAGSLVPAAVLEGHSAEQVVNTAELDLDQIVALLAAAHAKGQHVARVHSGDPSLYGAIGEQIRRLRELEIPYEIVPGVTATAACAATLGCELTLPGVSQTLILTRYASKTSMPDGEQLADLARHRATLAIHLGVRHLARIVDELRPHYGGACPIAVIYRASWPDEEKITGTLDDIVAKVQGSAIERTALILVGQVLAAEGFADSTLYGTGS; from the coding sequence ATGACAGTGTTTTTTATCGGTGCGGGTCCGGGCGACCCGGAACTGATCACGGTGAAAGGACAGCGCCTCGTGCGCAGTTGCCCGGTGATCCTGTACGCGGGGTCGCTGGTGCCGGCGGCGGTGCTCGAAGGGCACAGCGCCGAACAGGTCGTCAACACCGCCGAGCTCGATCTCGACCAGATCGTCGCGCTACTCGCGGCCGCGCATGCGAAGGGCCAGCACGTCGCGCGCGTGCATTCGGGCGATCCGTCGCTGTACGGTGCGATCGGCGAACAGATCCGGCGCTTGCGCGAGCTGGAGATTCCGTACGAAATCGTCCCCGGCGTGACGGCGACGGCCGCGTGCGCGGCGACGCTCGGTTGCGAGCTGACGCTGCCCGGCGTGTCGCAGACGCTGATCCTCACGCGCTACGCGAGCAAAACGTCGATGCCCGATGGCGAGCAGTTGGCCGACCTCGCGCGGCATCGAGCGACGCTGGCGATTCACCTCGGCGTGCGGCATCTCGCGCGCATCGTCGATGAATTGCGGCCGCATTACGGCGGCGCGTGCCCGATCGCGGTGATCTATCGCGCGAGCTGGCCTGACGAGGAGAAGATCACCGGCACGCTCGACGATATCGTCGCGAAAGTGCAGGGCAGCGCGATCGAGCGCACCGCGCTGATTCTGGTCGGGCAGGTGCTGGCCGCCGAAGGGTTCGCCGATTCGACGCTGTACGGAACGGGCAGTTGA
- a CDS encoding AraC family transcriptional regulator yields the protein MMKPSTERDYRRRIARVVEAILLEPGARHTLDSLAAVAHMSPYHFHRIYRALMGESVVDTVKRLRLAEAAQRLTDAAQVTAVAHDAGYDSPQAFARAFRDFTGVSPSEFRARQGHLVGSPAASALPSVEVAELAPLEVLCLRHDGPVGTIGQTFRTLMTALRCDEDALLQQRVGICSRDATFSGAFCYQAGIVAGSQAALGHALERLDEAAQRSGVAGPPPRIEPLRLAGGLYAVHRLVGPYALISPTFRALYSGWLPRSGYRRDQRPGLELYRSAPDRGARHPCVTDLLIPICEDSP from the coding sequence ATGATGAAGCCCAGCACCGAACGTGATTACCGTCGACGGATCGCTCGCGTGGTCGAGGCCATTCTGCTCGAGCCCGGCGCGCGGCATACGCTCGACAGCCTCGCGGCCGTCGCGCATATGTCGCCGTATCACTTCCACCGGATCTATCGCGCGTTAATGGGCGAGAGCGTCGTCGACACCGTCAAGCGACTGCGGCTCGCCGAGGCGGCGCAGCGGCTGACCGACGCCGCGCAGGTCACCGCGGTCGCGCACGACGCCGGCTACGACAGTCCCCAAGCCTTCGCGCGCGCGTTTCGCGACTTCACCGGTGTGTCGCCGAGCGAGTTCAGGGCGCGGCAGGGGCATCTCGTGGGCAGTCCGGCGGCTTCGGCATTGCCGTCGGTCGAAGTCGCCGAACTCGCGCCGCTCGAGGTGCTGTGCCTTCGCCATGACGGCCCGGTTGGGACGATCGGGCAGACCTTCCGCACGCTGATGACGGCGCTGCGCTGCGACGAGGATGCGCTGCTGCAACAGCGCGTCGGTATCTGCTCGCGCGATGCGACGTTCAGCGGCGCATTTTGCTATCAAGCGGGCATCGTCGCGGGGTCGCAGGCGGCGTTGGGCCATGCGCTGGAACGGCTCGACGAGGCCGCGCAACGCTCGGGTGTCGCCGGGCCGCCGCCGCGTATCGAGCCGTTGCGGCTCGCAGGCGGCCTGTACGCGGTGCACCGCCTCGTCGGCCCTTATGCGCTGATCTCGCCGACTTTCAGAGCGCTGTACAGCGGCTGGCTGCCGCGCAGCGGCTACCGGCGCGATCAGCGGCCGGGACTCGAACTGTATCGAAGCGCGCCCGACCGCGGCGCGCGCCATCCGTGCGTTACCGATCTGCTGATCCCCATTTGCGAGGACTCACCATGA
- a CDS encoding alpha/beta hydrolase family protein, giving the protein MMRRGCAALSSAAVVSLTVAFSAALCGAMWASLPAQATAQSASADWHVGETSRVFHPAVARNWRGAQTQALITRVWYPADATQAETRHDIGAPGHPIFVGHAAAADAPLSAAQPQYPLLLLSHGTGGSADSLDWLAASLAAQGYVVAGVNHPGNNALEPPTRDGFILWWERATDLSEVLDGVLADPRFGSRVDTTRIGALGFSLGGYTVLELAGARTDRAALERFCTSPEADAICSPPEAASLAHEPGAPALTVDGLSAETNASRARSGDSYRDPRIKAVFAIAPALGEAFNRSSFREVTIPVALLAGEADTTAPVNTNIHRIAGFLPQATVTMVPGASHYTFMDVCEPAAVERLAPICKDGPGVDRAAIHARTAAQVRDFFAATLPAGGS; this is encoded by the coding sequence ATGATGCGTCGAGGCTGTGCCGCGCTGTCGAGCGCGGCGGTAGTGTCGTTGACTGTGGCATTCTCGGCGGCGCTGTGCGGTGCGATGTGGGCGTCGTTGCCGGCGCAGGCGACCGCGCAAAGCGCCTCTGCCGACTGGCATGTCGGCGAAACGAGCCGCGTGTTTCATCCCGCCGTGGCGCGCAACTGGCGCGGCGCGCAAACGCAGGCGCTGATCACACGCGTCTGGTATCCGGCCGATGCGACGCAAGCCGAGACGCGTCACGATATCGGCGCGCCGGGTCATCCGATCTTCGTCGGCCACGCCGCCGCCGCCGATGCACCACTCTCCGCCGCGCAGCCCCAATACCCGTTGCTGCTGCTGTCGCACGGCACCGGCGGCAGCGCGGACAGTCTCGACTGGCTCGCGGCGTCGCTGGCCGCGCAGGGCTATGTCGTCGCGGGTGTCAATCATCCGGGTAACAACGCGCTGGAACCGCCCACGCGCGACGGTTTCATCCTCTGGTGGGAACGCGCGACCGACCTGAGCGAAGTGCTCGACGGCGTGCTTGCGGATCCGCGTTTCGGTTCGCGCGTGGACACGACGCGAATCGGCGCGCTGGGCTTTTCGCTCGGCGGCTACACGGTGCTCGAACTCGCGGGCGCGCGTACCGATCGCGCCGCGCTGGAGCGCTTCTGCACATCGCCCGAAGCGGATGCGATCTGCTCGCCGCCCGAAGCCGCGAGTCTCGCGCACGAGCCGGGCGCGCCCGCGCTGACGGTCGACGGACTATCGGCCGAAACGAACGCATCGCGCGCGCGTTCGGGCGATTCGTATCGCGATCCGCGCATCAAGGCCGTGTTCGCGATCGCGCCCGCGCTCGGCGAGGCATTCAACCGCTCGTCGTTCCGGGAAGTGACGATTCCGGTCGCGCTGCTCGCGGGCGAGGCCGATACCACCGCGCCGGTCAACACGAACATTCACCGCATCGCGGGCTTCCTGCCGCAAGCGACGGTGACGATGGTGCCAGGCGCGTCGCACTATACGTTCATGGACGTGTGCGAGCCCGCGGCCGTCGAGCGTCTTGCGCCGATCTGCAAGGACGGCCCCGGTGTCGATCGCGCCGCGATTCACGCGCGAACCGCCGCACAGGTGCGCGATTTCTTCGCGGCGACGCTGCCGGCGGGCGGTTCGTAG
- a CDS encoding DUF1488 family protein produces the protein MRIEFTGRREVVAAARVAFEANVDGTDVWCSVSLDALNDHFGNGSPSAHDLVGTFEANRARIENATRRVLERNGGRSVELETRDFD, from the coding sequence ATGAGGATCGAATTCACCGGACGCCGGGAAGTGGTGGCTGCTGCGCGCGTCGCTTTCGAGGCCAATGTGGACGGGACGGACGTATGGTGCAGCGTGTCGCTCGACGCGCTCAACGACCATTTCGGCAACGGCAGCCCGTCGGCTCACGATCTGGTGGGGACGTTCGAGGCGAACCGCGCCCGCATTGAAAATGCTACGCGGCGGGTGCTCGAACGAAACGGGGGACGGTCCGTGGAACTCGAGACGCGCGACTTCGATTGA
- a CDS encoding carbonic anhydrase codes for MQEIIEGLIRFQREVFPQQSALFKRLSTAQNPSTLFVTCSDSRVVPELLTQTEPGSLFVIRNAGNIVPSYGPEPGGVSATVEYAIAVLGVTDIVICGHSNCGAMTAISSCTNLEHMPAVASWLRHADAAKAVNASRHYGSDAERLAALVKDNVIAQLGNIRTHPSVAVGLVNKTLRLHGWIFNIESGEMLALDGNTGEFLPLVDNPQIYAV; via the coding sequence GTGCAGGAAATCATCGAAGGTTTGATCCGCTTTCAACGCGAGGTCTTTCCACAGCAAAGTGCACTCTTCAAGCGTCTGTCGACCGCACAGAATCCCAGCACGCTGTTCGTGACCTGTTCGGACAGCCGCGTGGTGCCGGAACTGCTGACGCAGACCGAGCCGGGCTCGCTGTTCGTGATCCGCAACGCCGGCAACATCGTGCCGTCGTATGGCCCGGAACCGGGCGGCGTGTCCGCGACCGTCGAATATGCGATCGCCGTGCTCGGCGTTACCGACATCGTGATCTGCGGCCATTCGAACTGCGGCGCGATGACGGCGATCTCGTCCTGCACGAATCTCGAGCACATGCCGGCGGTCGCGAGCTGGCTGCGCCACGCGGATGCGGCGAAGGCGGTCAACGCGTCACGCCACTACGGTTCCGATGCGGAGCGTCTCGCGGCGCTGGTCAAGGACAACGTGATCGCACAGCTCGGCAATATCCGCACGCATCCGTCGGTGGCGGTCGGGCTCGTGAATAAAACGCTGCGGCTGCATGGGTGGATCTTCAATATCGAAAGCGGCGAGATGCTCGCGCTCGATGGCAACACCGGCGAGTTTTTGCCGCTGGTGGACAATCCGCAAATTTATGCGGTTTGA
- a CDS encoding PA14 domain-containing protein, protein MRNYFVLAALAMLSACGGNDGSPNASALANKQVDAADATAAAASSASAAAAASADALDVQKEFKAAKAIPVGMNTTTPPLVIADPMLNLAPYAPPAPPAPLSTTTLSFGDFTSYLAPGSASTWRPGASASTIAIDAPPANGTGAGDKAVALASAYASASYEADVTVTAPVGTGPANAGFVVRTTNPSAGGPDSLSGYFIGLDTGTHSLVVGRENNNWTNFIQYPVSSIVGGSTHHLKVTTRGKAILVDLDGQRVVSVNDATNALPAAFQSGSFGVRRFGVGVSFSNITIHAYPTVTSPVYDFSKVVGAVYTPSNAVNAIDFWENYDPEIVNRELAYAQTYGMNTVAVYLHYLVWVNDRVAFLSKFENLLKIAARHGIKVSPIFYDDCWNPTPQYGPQPAPVWGVHNSQWVQSPGTPVEQAYFQASASNPAITYKQSLASYITDFVAPHRNDPRIIFWETMNEPGCSGNGSLQNTRAVMMNDARIAILNAGATQPINAPQVQEDEGTYFSDFYTFHPYNNPYTGPVNGSSINALNSETLQRGFAGTTGQTMPGIVANYGGTTGFIVWELMIGRTNTRFHWGQTPSAPATVEPATPFQGTIYPDGHPWQTSETQALTGGFDVKLPVLQVAYYNDPTFSAAPVKTSITPLIDFDLNTERGTDSPDASAGVNATNYGVRWTGALRATKSGNYTFAISSDNVARLWINGVKVIDKQSTSQGTATGKVWLAAQQNASIKVEYVHGTGAASMHLLWSNPDAKSPGTLKIVPSDSLVTSS, encoded by the coding sequence GTGCGCAATTACTTTGTGCTTGCAGCGCTCGCGATGCTGAGCGCCTGCGGCGGTAATGACGGATCGCCGAACGCGTCCGCTTTGGCGAACAAACAGGTCGACGCGGCCGATGCCACGGCGGCGGCCGCTTCGTCGGCGTCGGCCGCCGCCGCGGCTTCGGCCGATGCACTGGACGTGCAGAAGGAGTTCAAGGCCGCCAAGGCCATTCCCGTCGGCATGAACACGACCACCCCGCCGCTCGTGATCGCCGATCCGATGCTGAATCTGGCGCCATATGCACCTCCCGCGCCGCCCGCCCCGCTCTCGACGACGACGCTGTCGTTCGGCGATTTCACGAGCTACCTCGCGCCCGGTTCGGCGAGCACCTGGCGCCCGGGGGCCAGTGCATCGACGATCGCGATCGACGCGCCGCCCGCCAACGGCACCGGCGCCGGCGACAAGGCCGTCGCGCTCGCCTCGGCCTACGCGAGTGCGTCGTACGAAGCGGACGTGACCGTTACCGCGCCGGTCGGCACGGGCCCCGCGAACGCGGGCTTCGTCGTGCGCACGACGAACCCTAGCGCGGGCGGCCCGGACAGCCTGAGCGGCTATTTCATCGGTCTCGACACCGGCACGCACTCGCTCGTGGTCGGCCGCGAGAACAACAACTGGACCAATTTCATCCAGTATCCCGTCAGCTCGATCGTCGGCGGCAGCACGCATCACCTGAAGGTGACGACGCGCGGCAAGGCGATCCTCGTCGACCTGGACGGCCAGCGCGTGGTGAGCGTCAACGACGCCACCAACGCGCTGCCCGCGGCGTTCCAGTCGGGCAGCTTCGGCGTGCGGCGCTTCGGCGTGGGCGTGTCGTTCAGCAACATCACGATCCATGCCTATCCGACCGTGACCTCGCCCGTCTACGATTTCTCGAAGGTGGTCGGCGCGGTCTACACGCCGTCCAACGCGGTCAACGCGATCGACTTCTGGGAGAACTATGACCCCGAGATCGTCAACCGCGAACTCGCCTATGCGCAGACGTACGGCATGAACACGGTCGCCGTGTACCTGCACTATCTGGTGTGGGTCAACGATCGCGTCGCCTTCCTGAGCAAATTCGAAAACCTGCTGAAGATCGCCGCGCGGCATGGCATCAAGGTCTCGCCGATCTTCTACGACGACTGCTGGAACCCCACCCCTCAATACGGCCCGCAGCCCGCGCCGGTCTGGGGCGTGCACAACAGCCAGTGGGTGCAGTCGCCGGGAACGCCGGTCGAGCAGGCGTACTTCCAGGCGAGCGCGTCGAACCCGGCGATCACGTACAAGCAGAGCCTCGCGAGCTACATCACCGACTTCGTCGCGCCGCATCGCAACGACCCGCGCATCATCTTCTGGGAGACGATGAATGAGCCGGGCTGCAGCGGTAACGGTTCATTGCAGAACACGCGCGCGGTGATGATGAACGATGCGCGGATCGCGATCTTGAACGCAGGCGCAACGCAGCCGATCAACGCGCCGCAGGTGCAGGAAGACGAAGGCACCTACTTTTCTGACTTTTATACGTTCCATCCGTACAACAACCCGTACACGGGTCCGGTCAATGGCAGCAGCATCAACGCGCTGAACTCCGAGACGCTGCAACGCGGCTTCGCGGGCACGACGGGTCAGACGATGCCGGGTATCGTCGCGAACTACGGTGGCACCACCGGCTTCATCGTGTGGGAGCTGATGATCGGCCGCACCAACACTCGCTTCCACTGGGGCCAGACGCCGAGCGCGCCCGCTACGGTCGAACCGGCGACGCCGTTCCAAGGGACGATCTACCCGGACGGCCATCCGTGGCAAACATCGGAAACGCAGGCGCTGACGGGCGGCTTCGACGTCAAGCTGCCGGTGCTGCAGGTCGCGTACTACAACGATCCGACCTTCAGCGCGGCGCCGGTGAAGACGTCGATCACGCCGCTGATCGACTTCGATCTGAACACCGAGCGCGGCACCGATTCGCCTGATGCATCGGCCGGTGTGAACGCGACCAACTACGGCGTGCGCTGGACCGGCGCGCTGAGGGCGACGAAAAGTGGCAACTATACGTTCGCGATCAGCAGCGACAACGTCGCGCGTCTGTGGATCAACGGCGTGAAGGTGATCGACAAGCAGAGCACGTCGCAAGGCACCGCGACCGGCAAGGTCTGGCTCGCCGCGCAGCAGAACGCGTCGATCAAGGTCGAGTACGTGCACGGTACGGGAGCGGCGAGCATGCATCTGCTGTGGTCGAACCCGGATGCGAAGAGCCCCGGTACGTTGAAGATCGTGCCGTCGGATTCGCTGGTGACGTCGAGCTGA
- a CDS encoding DMT family transporter has translation MPPVVAVRPSAVPLRSVALILLSMFCFALVDALAKSLALAYPANEVTFFRMLFGLFPAVAICLRGKPLATRLRQLDVRGQTVRALTLLGASGLFFAGLPFMPLSEAVAIVYSETLLVIVLAPLLLHETLKPRDALAAAVGFAGMLLVVRPHGSHSSWLGPALLIASALCGALSIIQIKRIKASDDSSTTVLYFTLVGTAVMGASLIFAWRTPSFDALAIMAMLGALATAGQLLMTMAFRDADAGALAPYNYTSIVWAALFGYLVWGETIGAISMLGIALIVGSSIAVAMRRKSEEGSLV, from the coding sequence ATGCCGCCCGTCGTCGCCGTCCGCCCGAGCGCCGTACCGCTGCGCAGTGTCGCGCTGATCCTCCTGTCGATGTTCTGCTTCGCGCTCGTCGATGCGCTGGCGAAGTCGCTCGCGCTGGCCTATCCGGCCAACGAGGTCACGTTCTTCCGCATGCTGTTCGGTCTGTTCCCGGCAGTGGCGATCTGCCTGCGCGGCAAGCCGCTCGCGACGCGCTTGCGGCAACTCGACGTGCGCGGGCAGACCGTGCGCGCGCTGACGCTGCTCGGCGCATCGGGCCTGTTCTTCGCCGGGCTGCCGTTTATGCCGCTCAGCGAGGCGGTCGCGATCGTCTATTCGGAGACCTTGCTCGTAATCGTGCTGGCGCCGCTGCTGTTGCACGAAACGCTCAAGCCGCGCGACGCGCTGGCCGCGGCGGTCGGCTTCGCCGGCATGCTGCTGGTGGTGCGCCCGCACGGCTCGCATTCGAGCTGGCTGGGCCCCGCGTTGCTGATCGCCAGTGCGTTGTGCGGCGCGTTGTCGATCATCCAGATCAAGCGCATCAAGGCGAGCGACGATTCGAGCACGACCGTGCTGTACTTCACGCTGGTCGGCACGGCGGTGATGGGCGCGTCGCTGATCTTCGCGTGGCGCACCCCGTCGTTCGATGCACTCGCGATCATGGCCATGCTCGGCGCGCTCGCGACGGCGGGACAGCTGTTGATGACGATGGCGTTTCGCGATGCCGATGCTGGCGCGCTCGCGCCGTACAACTACACGAGCATCGTGTGGGCCGCGCTGTTCGGCTACCTCGTGTGGGGCGAGACGATCGGCGCAATATCGATGCTCGGTATCGCGCTGATCGTCGGCAGTTCGATTGCCGTCGCAATGCGCCGCAAGTCCGAGGAAGGATCACTCGTCTAA
- a CDS encoding DUF4148 domain-containing protein yields the protein MIVLTGLVFGAVTIGAYVSQRDNDWSSGQGASLAAGGERGVSAAGQSEGGAGAAGGALVTRRHALRDDATALRAQPAASIGAQAGDALAIAALQFAREANNAQPQPQQTTVPPSPAVTPNRTQPPPAAKTGHAHPGRVASGEHGKGASGTTTKPRSAQSIATTSGTNHARGGSHRRSSTAERSAKKAAGATPQARPLPQYATQGVELPWSMPRADLTTQTATAVSSNAPKTRAEVEAELVRARENGTMPAFGRPEPTGPGAH from the coding sequence ATGATCGTGTTGACGGGCCTCGTCTTCGGCGCGGTGACGATTGGCGCCTATGTGTCGCAGCGGGACAACGACTGGTCGTCCGGCCAGGGCGCGAGCCTCGCGGCCGGCGGCGAGCGGGGCGTCAGCGCGGCGGGACAGAGCGAAGGCGGGGCCGGCGCAGCGGGGGGCGCGCTGGTTACGCGTCGCCATGCCCTGCGCGACGACGCGACGGCCTTGCGGGCTCAGCCGGCCGCGTCGATTGGAGCGCAGGCGGGCGACGCTCTCGCCATCGCGGCGCTACAGTTCGCGCGCGAGGCGAACAACGCGCAACCGCAGCCGCAGCAGACGACCGTGCCGCCATCGCCTGCCGTCACGCCGAACCGGACCCAGCCGCCGCCCGCGGCAAAGACCGGGCACGCACACCCTGGCCGCGTTGCGTCGGGCGAGCATGGCAAAGGCGCGTCGGGCACCACGACGAAACCGCGCTCGGCGCAAAGCATTGCGACGACATCGGGTACAAACCATGCACGCGGCGGCAGTCACCGCAGGAGTTCTACTGCCGAGCGGTCTGCGAAGAAAGCGGCCGGCGCCACGCCACAGGCACGGCCATTGCCGCAATACGCAACCCAAGGCGTCGAGTTGCCATGGTCGATGCCGCGCGCGGACCTGACGACCCAAACTGCGACCGCGGTTTCCAGCAACGCCCCCAAGACCCGCGCCGAGGTAGAGGCCGAACTCGTGCGTGCACGTGAGAACGGTACGATGCCGGCGTTCGGCAGACCCGAGCCAACGGGACCTGGGGCGCACTGA
- the surE gene encoding 5'/3'-nucleotidase SurE, with translation MSAYESKLPRVLLTNDDGIDAPGLAVLEAVAAELAHEIWVVAPEHDQSGTSHSISLHSPLRVSRQGERRFGVTGTPGDCVVMGVRHLMREAPPSLVLSGVNRGGNLGIETMFSGTVGAAMTGLLLGLPSFALSQVFSDRERVRWDTARTLAPGVIRKLLAIEHAAPTCLNVNFPDVDAADAGPLTPTRQGVGLVRDIEVLPEVDPRGIPYHWLRFERGPRENDADSETATVAAGRVSVTPLAFDRTDEATFARLAASLI, from the coding sequence ATGTCCGCTTACGAATCCAAGCTGCCGCGAGTGCTGCTGACGAACGACGACGGTATCGACGCGCCCGGCCTCGCCGTGCTCGAAGCCGTCGCCGCCGAGCTCGCGCACGAAATCTGGGTGGTCGCGCCCGAGCATGACCAGAGCGGTACGTCGCATTCGATCAGCCTGCATTCGCCGCTGCGCGTGAGCCGCCAGGGCGAACGCCGTTTCGGCGTGACCGGCACGCCCGGCGATTGCGTCGTGATGGGCGTGCGTCATCTGATGCGCGAGGCGCCGCCGTCGCTCGTGTTGTCCGGCGTCAATCGCGGCGGCAATCTCGGCATCGAAACGATGTTCTCGGGCACGGTCGGCGCGGCGATGACGGGTCTGCTGCTCGGGCTGCCGTCGTTCGCGCTAAGCCAGGTGTTCAGCGATCGCGAGCGTGTGCGCTGGGACACCGCGCGCACGCTCGCGCCCGGCGTGATCCGCAAGTTGCTCGCGATCGAGCATGCGGCGCCGACTTGCCTGAACGTCAACTTCCCCGACGTCGATGCGGCCGACGCCGGTCCGCTGACGCCCACGCGCCAGGGCGTCGGGCTCGTCAGGGACATCGAGGTGCTGCCGGAAGTCGACCCGCGCGGCATCCCGTATCACTGGCTGCGCTTCGAGCGCGGCCCGCGCGAAAACGATGCCGACAGCGAAACGGCAACGGTCGCGGCGGGTCGCGTATCGGTCACGCCGCTCGCGTTCGACCGCACCGACGAGGCCACCTTCGCGCGGCTCGCCGCGTCGTTGATCTGA
- a CDS encoding epoxide hydrolase family protein: MQIHPFEIAIADQDLDELRRRIRATRWAPATPAPAWQQGADPGWLRELSTYWAEQFDWRAAEHRLNQLPQFLADVDGQTVHFAHRRAASVVPGLRAYPLVITHGWPGSFFEFHALLDQLCDPAAFGADPADAFDVVTPSLPGFAFSPAPAQAGMSAFQVADLWVSLMHGLGYERFGAQGGDLGAGVSIALAAHHPQAVDGIHLNFLPSSYEPAIGAAQQQLSSAEQDYLREKSDWAALEGGYAHQHSTRPLTVAASLNDSPVGLAAWIGEKFRAWSDCGGDVHSVFSKDDLLTNISLYWFTQCIGPAMQMYWENRLQPMRFSDGPRINTPLGFALFPKEINHPPRSWLERSFNVVQWSDMPGGGHFAAMEKPALLAAEIRKFFRPLRNRTG, from the coding sequence ATGCAGATCCACCCGTTTGAGATTGCGATCGCCGATCAGGACCTCGACGAACTGCGCCGCCGCATCCGCGCCACGCGCTGGGCGCCTGCGACACCCGCGCCCGCATGGCAGCAGGGCGCCGATCCGGGCTGGCTGCGCGAACTCTCGACCTATTGGGCCGAGCAATTCGACTGGCGCGCGGCCGAACACAGGTTGAACCAGCTGCCGCAATTTCTCGCCGACGTGGACGGCCAGACCGTGCACTTCGCGCATCGGCGCGCGGCTAGTGTCGTGCCCGGCTTGCGCGCGTATCCGCTGGTGATCACGCACGGCTGGCCCGGTTCATTCTTCGAGTTTCACGCGCTGCTCGATCAGCTGTGCGATCCCGCCGCGTTCGGCGCCGATCCCGCCGATGCGTTCGACGTCGTCACGCCGTCGCTGCCGGGCTTCGCGTTTTCGCCTGCGCCCGCGCAGGCCGGCATGTCCGCGTTCCAGGTCGCCGACCTGTGGGTGTCGCTGATGCACGGGCTCGGCTACGAGCGCTTCGGCGCGCAGGGCGGCGATCTCGGCGCGGGCGTGTCGATCGCGTTGGCCGCGCATCATCCGCAGGCGGTGGACGGCATCCATCTGAACTTCCTGCCGAGTTCCTACGAGCCTGCGATCGGCGCGGCGCAGCAGCAGCTGAGTTCGGCCGAGCAGGATTATCTGCGCGAGAAAAGCGACTGGGCCGCACTCGAAGGCGGCTACGCGCATCAGCACAGCACCAGGCCGCTGACCGTCGCCGCATCGCTGAACGATTCGCCGGTGGGACTCGCCGCATGGATCGGCGAGAAGTTTCGCGCGTGGAGCGATTGCGGCGGCGACGTGCACAGCGTGTTCTCGAAAGACGATCTGCTGACCAATATTTCGCTGTACTGGTTCACGCAGTGCATCGGCCCCGCGATGCAGATGTATTGGGAAAACCGCCTGCAGCCGATGCGTTTCTCCGACGGCCCGCGCATCAATACGCCACTCGGCTTCGCGCTGTTTCCGAAGGAGATCAATCATCCGCCGCGCAGTTGGCTCGAACGAAGCTTCAACGTCGTGCAGTGGAGCGATATGCCAGGCGGCGGGCATTTCGCGGCGATGGAAAAGCCCGCGTTGCTCGCGGCCGAGATTCGGAAGTTTTTCAGGCCGTTGCGAAACAGGACTGGCTAA